In Clupea harengus chromosome 1, Ch_v2.0.2, whole genome shotgun sequence, one DNA window encodes the following:
- the kcnj19a gene encoding G protein-activated inward rectifier potassium channel 1, with protein sequence MAALRRKFGEDYQFVNTSRGTTFSAPVKKKRQRFVEKNGRCNVQHGNLGGETSRYLSDLFTTLVDLKWRWNLLIFILTYTIAWLVMASMWWIIAYIRGDLNHGHDPTYVACVANVYNFPSAFLFFIETEATIGYGYRYITEKCPEGIILFLFQSLLGSIVDAFLIGCMFIKMSQPKKRAETLMFSQDSVISQRDGKLCLMFRVGNLRNSHMVSAQIRCKLIKSRQTPEGEFLPLDQCELDVGFGTGADQLFLVSPLTICHEINPKSPFFELSQRSLMNEQFEIVVILEGIVETTGMTCQARTSYTEDEVLWGHRFLPVMSLEEGFFRVDYSQFHSTFEVNTPVYSVKEFEEKSSLPSPTATPHRDRVFSVDCMEAMEERKCRGGGPGGGGGGGGSASARLPSKLQRMSSSGKEDLQRKVLLLSSQPAERACSTGDLPLKLQRMSSSPGQDDGGGEGRLQLKSLKVAFEPVMTQSTGDLHQRSLLHTHTHTHAPLHTPVRTPTPGRPEDNLPAKLRRMNADR encoded by the exons ATGGCAGCGCTAAGAAGGAAATTCGGGGAGGACTACCAGTTCGTGAACACGAGCCGGGGAACCACTTTCTCTGCTCCGGTCAAGAAGAAGCGTCAGCGTTTCGTGGAGAAGAACGGCCGTTGTAACGTCCAGCACGGAAATCTCGGTGGAGAAACTAGCAGGTATCTATCAGACCTATTCACCACACTAGTGGACCTGAAGTGGCGATGGAACCTGCTTATTTTCATTCTAACTTACACAATAGCTTGGTTAGTTATGGCATCAATGTGGTGGATCATTGCTTATATCAGAGGGGACCTGAACCATGGCCACGACCCAACTTATGTTGCCTGTGTTGCCAATGTGTACAACTTCCCCTCGGCTTTCCTCTTTTTTATCGAGACCGAGGCGACCATCGGTTATGGCTACCGCTACATTACGGAAAAGTGTCCCGAGGGCATCATCCTGTTCCTCTTCCAGTCGCTTCTAGGCTCCATCGTGGATGCGTTCCTCATCGGCTGCATGTTCATCAAGATGTCCCAACCTAAAAAGCGAGCTGAGACGCTTATGTTCAGCCAGGACTCAGTGATCTCACAGCGCGACGGAAAACTCTGCCTCATGTTCCGGGTGGGAAACCTCCGGAACAGCCATATGGTGTCTGCTCAGATCAGGTGTAAACTCataaag tcTCGTCAGACCCCCGAGGGCGAGTTCTTACCGCTGGATCAGTGTGAGCTGGATGTGGGCTTCGGCACAGGCGCCGACCAGCTCTTCCTGGTCTCGCCGCTCACCATCTGCCACGAGATCAATCCCAAGAGCCCCTTCTTCGAGCTGTCGCAGCGCTCGCTCATGAATGAACAGTTTGAGATCGTGGTCATCCTGGAGGGCATCGTGGAGACCACAG gtatgACATGCCAGGCTCGGACATCCTACACGGAGGACGAGGTGCTGTGGGGTCACCGCTTCCTGCCAGTCATGTCCCTGGAGGAGGGCTTCTTCCGGGTCGACTACTCGCAGTTCCACAGCACCTTTGAGGTCAACACACCCGTATATAGTGTCAAGGAGTTTGAGGAGAAGTCTTCACTCCCGTCGCCGACGGCAACGCCTCACCGCGACCGCGTCTTCTCCGTGGACTGCATGGAGGCGATGGAGGAACGCAAGTGTCGGGGAGGAGGCccgggaggaggtggaggaggaggagggtcgGCGTCAGCCCGGCTTCCTAGCAAGCTGCAGCGGATGAGCTCCTCGGGGAAGGAGGACCTCCAGAGGAAGGTGCTGCTGCTCAGCTCGCAGCCCGCCGAGAGGGCCTGCAGCACGGGCGACCTGCCGCTCAAGCTCCAGCGCATGAGCTCGTCGCCGGGCCAGGACGACGGCGGCGGCGAGGGGCGGCTGCAGCTCAAGTCGCTCAAGGTGGCCTTCGAGCCCGTCATGACCCAGTCCACGGGCGACCTCCACCAACGCAGCCtgctccacacgcacacacacacccacgcgccCCTCCACACGCCCGTCAGAACTCCCACGCCGGGGCGCCCCGAGGACAACCTGCCCGCAAAACTGCGCCGCATGAACGCCGACCGCTAA